The Anaerotignum propionicum DSM 1682 sequence CACAAGCTGCCAGCCCCATCACCATAGCAAATGCCATTGCAGTTACAGTTACTTTTTTGAATAAACTCATCTTTAAATCCTCCCTTTTTTTGCATGATTCTTATATGAATACTGCTTAAACAGTATGTCATAAAGCAATTTTACTTAAGCATGCCCAGCAAGGAACTGCTGCCCAAACGCTCGGCCCCTGCCTGCAAAAAATCTTCTGCATCTTGCACACTTTTAATACCACCTGCAGCCTTAATCTTTGTTCCACCAAATACATGCTTGGAAAACAGTTGAATATCCTCCAGAGTAGCACCGTCCTTACTGAATCCTGTGCTGGTTTTAATATAATCCGCCTTCGATTGGCTTACAACTTCGCACATTTTAATTTTTTCTTCCCGGGTAAGCAAGCAGGTTTCCACAATCACCTTCAAAACTTTCCCCCCGCAAATATATTTTATTGCATTGATTTCCTGCAATATTTTGTCATAAAGCCCTTCTTTTAACCAACCTAAATTGATTACCATATCAATTTCATCAGCGCCGTTTTTTATTGCATCGCTGGCTTCGAAAACCTTCACCGCAGTGGTTTGATACCCGTTTGGGAAACCAATGACAGTACAAATTGGAACCTGTCCTTGCACAAAGGACGCCGCCTTGGAAACAAAGGATGGGGGAATACAGATCGATGCAGTTTTTTGTTCTATTCCTTCTTTGCATATTTCCATAATTTCCTGCCAAACAGCATCTTGTTTTAATAGGGTATGATCAATATGGTTTAGAATAAACTGTCTTTCCATCGTTTCAACCTCCTTATATTCACGCATTTTAAAATTATAACACAAATAAAACCTGACAACAATGTTGTTTTTTCAATCGGTTCTTCTCTTTTTTTCTATGAATTATTTTAATTAATTAAATTCCTACATATTTTCTCATTTTAAAATTTTTCAGGTAAACCGATATCATTTTATTCATTTCCTATTTCCACTGTTTGTCCTCTGTAAACATGAACTAGTATACAAGCAGTCATCCTCCCTAAGTTAAATAGAATAAATGGGATGGCTAACTATTTTTTTCAGTTGCCTCTTCCCA is a genomic window containing:
- the deoC gene encoding deoxyribose-phosphate aldolase — protein: MERQFILNHIDHTLLKQDAVWQEIMEICKEGIEQKTASICIPPSFVSKAASFVQGQVPICTVIGFPNGYQTTAVKVFEASDAIKNGADEIDMVINLGWLKEGLYDKILQEINAIKYICGGKVLKVIVETCLLTREEKIKMCEVVSQSKADYIKTSTGFSKDGATLEDIQLFSKHVFGGTKIKAAGGIKSVQDAEDFLQAGAERLGSSSLLGMLK